In Paenibacillus sp. JQZ6Y-1, the following proteins share a genomic window:
- a CDS encoding gamma-glutamylcyclotransferase family protein — MQKMASYRMFCYGTLTSMELQVVLFGGVKPMEPAVLSGHAIVADEDGYFYLRETPKSVVYGQLLRLTEKELEIVDIWEDVHRSLYERQTIQVEVEVQPRDGTMPMSRIETVYTYMKNNPQAAHPIKSGTISNHPLHDVLEMARQLRVDEKKLFE, encoded by the coding sequence ATGCAGAAAATGGCTTCGTATCGGATGTTTTGTTATGGGACGCTGACCAGTATGGAATTGCAGGTGGTGTTGTTTGGTGGGGTGAAGCCGATGGAGCCAGCAGTATTGTCCGGTCATGCAATTGTAGCGGATGAGGATGGATATTTTTATTTGCGGGAAACGCCCAAATCGGTCGTTTATGGACAATTGCTGCGGCTAACCGAAAAGGAACTGGAGATCGTCGATATATGGGAGGACGTTCATCGTTCGCTATATGAGCGGCAAACGATTCAGGTGGAGGTCGAAGTGCAGCCGCGCGACGGAACGATGCCAATGTCACGCATCGAAACGGTATATACGTATATGAAAAATAACCCGCAAGCGGCACATCCGATCAAATCGGGAACCATCTCCAATCATCCCTTACATGATGTATTGGAAATGGCGAGACAGCTGCGCGTGGACGAGAAGAAGTTGTTCGAGTAA
- a CDS encoding ABC transporter ATP-binding protein, protein MTLLKVRGLCKSYQHPRPLLLDREKEQSQSSHAAVNQVSFDLNQGECLGLVGESGCGKSTLARCLMRIERIDSGQIIWNGQSLEMLSERQLYPFRRRMQIVFQNPMAALNPKLKIRDSLLDPYKQYQDEIVLQHFTAGSSKQLVNELLEAVELPMELANRYPHELSGGQRQRVTIARAISIEPELIILDEPTASLDVISQGAVLKLLTQLRTQLNLSYLFISHDLAAVSRMSQRLMVMKDGRMVDTFEQQQLFADDRHDYTRELISIF, encoded by the coding sequence ATGACACTGCTGAAAGTAAGGGGATTGTGCAAATCGTACCAACACCCACGTCCGTTGTTGTTAGATAGGGAGAAAGAACAATCGCAGTCATCGCATGCAGCTGTAAATCAGGTTTCATTTGATCTGAATCAGGGCGAGTGTCTAGGGTTGGTAGGCGAAAGCGGATGTGGCAAAAGCACGCTGGCGCGCTGTCTCATGCGCATTGAACGCATCGACAGCGGACAGATTATATGGAATGGACAATCACTGGAAATGCTGAGTGAACGACAGCTATATCCCTTCCGTCGTCGCATGCAGATTGTATTCCAAAATCCAATGGCTGCGCTGAATCCAAAGCTGAAAATCCGCGATTCGTTGCTTGATCCATACAAGCAGTATCAAGATGAGATAGTATTGCAGCATTTTACTGCCGGATCAAGCAAGCAACTGGTGAACGAATTGCTGGAAGCAGTGGAGTTGCCGATGGAGCTTGCCAATCGGTATCCACATGAACTGAGCGGTGGACAGCGGCAGCGAGTGACGATTGCACGGGCAATCAGTATTGAACCGGAGTTGATCATATTGGATGAGCCGACGGCAAGTCTGGATGTGATCTCACAAGGGGCGGTGTTGAAGCTATTGACGCAGCTGCGAACACAGTTGAATCTATCGTATCTATTCATTTCGCATGATCTGGCAGCTGTGAGTCGAATGAGTCAGCGGCTGATGGTGATGAAGGATGGGCGTATGGTGGATACCTTTGAGCAACAGCAGTTATTTGCCGATGATCGGCATGACTACACGCGGGAATTGATCTCTATTTTTTGA
- a CDS encoding ROK family protein: MNLPTHSTQHVKKINTELVKQTLRTHDTGTKASIARLTGLSVATCGTILNELVQTGEIIDLGTDESSGGRPANRYRFNANYACMICMIVRTEGGVHTITCAVANLNGELMEHTIHPVQQIDVPMMEQLLDGLMDTYTHVRAIGIGIPGVARGDQIGICDVPQLADQPLARLWKERYEGVEILLENDMNLTVYGLYQQLQLEQDRNFAIVTFPRHHYPGAGFIVNGQPMNGNSYFSGEISYLPYGVSREQQLEMLQSPDQARGLIIQSLISIIAIINPVQIVITGDSITTEMLSELDAGCRAIIPDEHMPTLLIQNDTRAEYLSGLITATLERLTYHIQLIERR, encoded by the coding sequence ATGAATCTACCGACTCATAGCACCCAGCATGTCAAAAAAATAAATACCGAGCTAGTCAAGCAAACTCTGCGCACTCACGATACTGGCACCAAAGCGTCCATCGCCCGCTTAACCGGTTTGAGCGTCGCCACCTGTGGCACAATTTTGAATGAACTGGTGCAAACCGGTGAGATTATTGACCTCGGCACTGATGAATCGAGCGGCGGTCGTCCTGCGAACCGTTATCGTTTTAACGCCAATTATGCGTGTATGATCTGTATGATCGTACGCACCGAAGGTGGAGTACATACGATCACGTGCGCCGTTGCTAATCTGAACGGCGAGCTGATGGAGCATACGATCCATCCTGTGCAGCAGATTGATGTTCCTATGATGGAGCAGCTGTTGGATGGGTTGATGGACACATATACGCATGTTCGTGCGATTGGCATTGGTATTCCGGGCGTTGCACGGGGCGATCAGATCGGCATCTGTGATGTGCCACAGCTAGCAGATCAGCCACTCGCGCGTCTGTGGAAGGAGCGATATGAGGGTGTAGAGATTTTGCTAGAAAACGATATGAATCTGACTGTATACGGGCTGTATCAGCAGTTGCAGCTGGAACAGGATCGTAATTTTGCGATTGTTACTTTCCCGCGCCATCATTATCCGGGTGCTGGCTTTATCGTGAACGGTCAGCCGATGAACGGCAACAGCTATTTTAGCGGCGAGATTTCCTATTTGCCTTATGGTGTTAGCCGTGAGCAACAGTTGGAGATGCTGCAATCTCCTGACCAAGCTCGCGGACTGATTATACAGTCGCTCATATCCATTATCGCTATTATTAACCCAGTGCAGATCGTCATTACCGGCGACTCTATCACCACTGAGATGCTGTCCGAACTGGATGCAGGCTGCCGTGCCATCATTCCAGACGAGCATATGCCAACGCTACTCATTCAAAACGACACTCGCGCTGAGTATCTGAGCGGTCTAATCACCGCCACATTAGAGCGTCTCACGTATCATATTCAGTTAATCGAGCGCCGCTAA
- a CDS encoding PspC domain-containing protein — translation MMRKLYRSNHNKITTGLIGGLAQMWNMDASLLRILFIISIFVTSGASLLIYLIAACFVPKEYHY, via the coding sequence ATGATGAGAAAATTATACCGTTCGAACCACAATAAGATTACGACAGGTCTGATCGGCGGCTTGGCACAAATGTGGAATATGGATGCAAGTCTGCTGCGGATTCTGTTTATTATCAGTATTTTCGTAACAAGTGGAGCCAGCCTGCTGATCTATCTAATCGCTGCTTGCTTTGTACCGAAAGAGTATCATTACTAA
- a CDS encoding helix-turn-helix domain-containing protein produces MEAIQHTVARNLVKLRKSRNLTLEQTSELTGVSKAMLAQIENQKSNPTVTTLWKIANGLQVSFTTFLKEEEQPIRKLNIKDLNLITDSDDKYLVYPFFAYHPEKKFEIYVVDLLPGCSHPLETEPLKMHPGEEYLIMKEGTITVNLNGAQYEVSEGDALQFSGTIPHGYFNYSDQKASYFMVMYYPEDGSHQL; encoded by the coding sequence ATGGAAGCCATTCAACATACCGTCGCCCGCAACCTTGTCAAACTGCGCAAAAGTCGTAATCTCACCCTAGAGCAGACCTCCGAGCTGACTGGTGTTAGTAAGGCAATGCTGGCACAGATTGAAAACCAAAAATCCAATCCGACGGTTACGACACTGTGGAAGATCGCCAACGGTCTGCAAGTGTCGTTTACTACCTTTCTCAAAGAAGAAGAACAGCCGATTCGCAAGCTGAATATCAAGGATCTGAATCTGATCACCGATAGCGATGACAAGTATCTAGTTTATCCGTTCTTCGCTTATCATCCAGAAAAGAAATTCGAGATCTACGTCGTTGATCTGCTACCCGGCTGTTCCCATCCACTCGAAACCGAGCCGCTCAAAATGCATCCGGGTGAGGAATATTTAATCATGAAGGAAGGTACGATCACTGTGAATCTGAATGGCGCACAGTATGAAGTCTCAGAGGGAGATGCACTGCAATTTTCCGGTACAATCCCGCATGGCTACTTCAACTATTCAGATCAAAAAGCTAGCTATTTCATGGTTATGTATTATCCTGAAGATGGTTCGCATCAATTGTAA
- a CDS encoding Na-translocating system protein MpsC family protein, with amino-acid sequence MPHTANLEAVTQQLELLGQSQFGKSPSSIDIHANEHCIVIFLNDLTDSSDSRMPEDLDERYTHVYILLDQFVFPAIKKKIEQATGSTIVNHFIDWKEETNCASIVCAFNLEPDHINEDLYSGKADLHIKVSQITKDVQKTPTDIESFWMNPSILCIIRKGLLISLEKRIIKKGFNNALRVSKRELELDRFIEELPVEDILGKKLDSAFLDWDFENDHSLLVLTFEENGKPKKAKA; translated from the coding sequence GTGCCGCATACCGCCAACTTGGAAGCCGTTACGCAACAACTTGAATTACTGGGTCAGAGCCAATTCGGCAAGTCTCCCAGTTCTATTGATATTCATGCGAATGAACACTGTATCGTCATATTCCTGAACGATCTAACCGATTCCAGTGATAGTCGAATGCCGGAAGATTTGGATGAGCGTTATACGCATGTGTATATTTTGCTGGATCAGTTTGTTTTCCCTGCGATTAAAAAGAAGATTGAGCAAGCCACTGGAAGCACCATTGTCAATCATTTTATCGATTGGAAAGAAGAAACAAACTGTGCTTCGATTGTATGTGCATTCAATCTAGAACCAGATCATATCAATGAGGATTTATATTCGGGTAAAGCAGATCTGCATATCAAAGTCAGTCAAATTACCAAAGATGTGCAAAAAACACCGACAGATATTGAATCGTTCTGGATGAATCCATCCATTTTGTGCATTATCCGTAAAGGGTTGCTGATTAGTCTAGAAAAACGCATTATCAAAAAAGGCTTCAATAACGCGCTGCGCGTTTCCAAGCGTGAGCTGGAACTGGATCGCTTTATTGAAGAATTACCAGTGGAAGATATTTTAGGCAAAAAGCTGGATAGCGCGTTTCTAGATTGGGACTTTGAGAATGACCACAGCCTGCTCGTGCTGACGTTTGAAGAGAATGGCAAGCCGAAGAAAGCCAAAGCTTGA
- the nikC gene encoding nickel transporter permease: MMILIVTACAYTFLYLQHDPLLTNLGQRLQGMSWQHPLGTDHLGRDVLTRLLLGGQQTLGFSALALGAALLLGIPFGLIAGYRRGWVDRIFMRIADGFLAFPDTIVAIVLSGLLGAGIGNLVLAIVLVKWVNYARLVRSVVLSEAQKEYVLIARTNGLSDRTIMRRHLLPHIIGHVLVMASLDLGKIILLISSFSYIGLGTQPPTPEWGAMLNDSRPYFQSMPELMVYPGVAIVLTVLLANMLGDWLRDRFDVKKENLNREVT; encoded by the coding sequence ATGATGATACTCATCGTTACAGCGTGTGCGTATACCTTTCTGTATTTACAGCATGATCCGCTGCTGACGAATCTAGGTCAGCGATTGCAGGGCATGAGCTGGCAGCATCCGCTAGGCACGGATCATCTAGGGCGCGATGTGCTGACACGTCTGCTGCTTGGCGGTCAGCAGACGCTTGGCTTTAGTGCGCTGGCATTGGGTGCGGCGCTATTGCTGGGCATTCCGTTTGGGCTGATTGCCGGGTATCGGCGTGGCTGGGTAGATCGGATCTTTATGCGTATTGCCGACGGCTTTCTAGCGTTTCCTGATACGATTGTGGCGATTGTGCTGAGTGGACTGCTGGGTGCGGGGATCGGTAATCTGGTACTGGCAATTGTATTGGTTAAATGGGTGAATTATGCACGGCTGGTGCGCAGCGTGGTACTGAGTGAAGCGCAAAAAGAATATGTGCTCATCGCGCGCACCAACGGTTTGTCGGATAGAACGATCATGCGTAGACATTTGCTGCCGCACATCATCGGTCATGTGCTGGTGATGGCAAGTCTGGACTTGGGGAAAATTATTTTGCTTATCTCGTCGTTTTCCTACATCGGGCTTGGTACACAGCCGCCGACGCCAGAATGGGGAGCGATGTTGAACGATTCGCGTCCGTATTTTCAATCGATGCCGGAGCTGATGGTGTACCCCGGAGTGGCGATTGTACTCACTGTATTGCTAGCGAATATGCTGGGCGACTGGCTACGCGACCGTTTTGATGTGAAAAAGGAAAATCTCAATCGGGAGGTGACGTGA
- the nikA gene encoding nickel ABC transporter substrate-binding protein translates to MPLLSIALVLLFVLSACSPSSPRADGQEQGKHVHFLYNFSTQSLDPHVDSSYVPIRAGIAETLVRLDEDQLTVAPWLAESWEGEDGQYWKIHLRDDVTFQNGKPMTGEAVKASLERATTENIGVQHALKIQSIEADGNTLNIMTTEPFPEFVSELVNPNTSIIDVSESDIVNKPIGTGPFTLTSFTPGSKLELETYADYWDGASPLDGVTFSFNEDANARSLALKSGQVDIVYRPEVESLETLDAQDGIKVESTSTFRVHQMTMNMERPALQNVHVRRAVDALIDRKEIVDSILLGYGEPAVGPFLPSLPFAPTYEPSPSGEQAAVEELKQAGYTLQNGVMQKDGQPLTMTLLTYSARADLPLIAQVFQSDAGRIGIQVEIRQIDTPEEYMASNRDWDLATYSNLTAPRGDAGYYLNATYHPTGALNFSGAHDKQLTAIIDKLNRTVKPEDRAVLAEQAADYVHDNVINSFVLHPATIVAYNENKVKHWVTTRSEYYMITNQLDVM, encoded by the coding sequence ATTCCTCTGCTGTCTATCGCTCTTGTACTCCTTTTTGTACTAAGTGCTTGCTCGCCATCTTCGCCACGTGCAGATGGGCAGGAGCAGGGTAAGCATGTGCATTTTTTATACAATTTCTCTACGCAGTCGCTTGATCCGCATGTCGATTCCAGTTATGTACCGATTCGTGCGGGCATTGCCGAGACGCTGGTACGGCTGGATGAGGATCAGCTGACGGTGGCACCGTGGCTGGCGGAGAGCTGGGAAGGCGAGGATGGACAATATTGGAAAATTCATCTGCGCGATGATGTCACGTTCCAGAATGGAAAGCCGATGACTGGTGAGGCAGTCAAAGCCTCGCTGGAACGCGCTACGACCGAGAATATCGGCGTTCAACATGCGCTGAAAATCCAAAGTATAGAAGCGGACGGCAATACGTTGAATATTATGACGACGGAGCCGTTTCCCGAATTTGTATCCGAATTGGTTAATCCAAACACGTCGATCATTGATGTGAGCGAGAGTGATATCGTCAACAAGCCGATTGGTACAGGACCATTTACGCTGACTTCATTCACACCGGGCAGTAAGCTGGAATTGGAAACATATGCAGACTATTGGGATGGTGCGTCGCCGCTGGACGGAGTAACCTTTTCCTTTAACGAAGATGCCAATGCACGTTCGTTGGCGCTGAAATCTGGGCAGGTGGATATTGTATACCGTCCAGAAGTGGAAAGTCTGGAAACACTGGATGCACAGGATGGCATCAAGGTAGAATCCACATCGACATTTCGTGTGCATCAGATGACGATGAATATGGAGCGTCCGGCATTGCAGAATGTGCATGTACGCCGTGCGGTAGATGCGCTAATTGATCGCAAGGAGATTGTGGATAGCATCTTGCTAGGATACGGTGAACCGGCGGTTGGACCATTTCTGCCATCGCTGCCCTTTGCGCCGACCTATGAACCATCGCCTTCTGGGGAACAGGCAGCCGTGGAAGAATTGAAACAGGCGGGCTATACGCTGCAAAATGGTGTAATGCAAAAGGATGGTCAGCCGCTAACAATGACGCTACTGACCTACTCTGCCCGCGCCGATCTGCCGCTTATTGCGCAGGTGTTCCAATCGGATGCCGGACGAATCGGCATTCAGGTGGAGATTCGCCAGATTGATACACCCGAAGAGTATATGGCATCCAATCGCGACTGGGATCTGGCAACCTACAGCAATTTGACCGCACCGCGCGGGGATGCAGGCTATTATCTGAACGCGACGTATCATCCAACCGGAGCGCTGAATTTTAGTGGTGCGCACGACAAGCAGCTGACGGCGATTATTGACAAGCTCAATCGGACCGTGAAGCCGGAGGATCGGGCAGTACTGGCAGAGCAAGCGGCGGATTATGTGCATGACAATGTGATCAATTCCTTTGTCCTGCATCCGGCAACGATTGTGGCATATAACGAAAACAAGGTAAAACACTGGGTTACGACGCGCAGTGAATATTATATGATCACCAACCAACTGGATGTGATGTAA
- a CDS encoding AzlD domain-containing protein: MSVQWSVLLVIIGCALVTMLPRVIPFLVVRNMVLPNAVMKWLSYIPVCILTALIVESALDKQDHTLQVDWHAVIVLVPTLLIALKTKSLSITVIAGVVLMAGVRYLL; this comes from the coding sequence ATGAGTGTACAATGGAGTGTATTGCTCGTTATTATTGGCTGCGCGCTGGTGACGATGCTGCCGCGAGTGATTCCATTTCTGGTGGTGCGCAACATGGTATTGCCGAATGCCGTGATGAAATGGCTATCGTATATTCCGGTGTGTATTTTAACAGCATTGATTGTGGAAAGTGCGCTGGACAAGCAGGATCATACACTACAAGTGGATTGGCATGCGGTCATTGTATTGGTGCCGACACTGCTGATTGCGTTGAAAACGAAAAGCCTATCGATTACTGTGATCGCTGGTGTAGTACTGATGGCAGGTGTACGATACTTGCTATGA
- the nikB gene encoding nickel ABC transporter permease, with protein MLSIIVRKLIETIGFVLLITLISFLFIRLAPGDPVLTILNVEELSVSREQVEALKEEMGFNQPVLVQYGMWLADFVRLDFGQSYVTGQPVMQMIMSGLPATLELTMGALLVMLLVALPLGSLSALYRGSWIDHLSRLLSIVGAAVPSFWLGLILIDLIGVRLGWLPTMGRDGWISLILPSLTLGLAISSVYVRLLRSSLLDSLSQEFVRAARARGYSEWRIFRVHVLRHSLPPVITVFGVSLGSLIGGVIVIEVLFAYPGIGKLIVDSIRQRDYPLIQGYILIMALIVFVVNTAVDLSYRYLNPEMRWKERNAGT; from the coding sequence ATGCTTTCGATTATTGTGCGGAAGCTGATCGAGACGATAGGCTTTGTCCTGTTGATTACGTTGATTAGCTTTCTGTTTATACGGTTGGCGCCGGGCGATCCGGTGCTGACCATTTTGAATGTGGAGGAGTTATCTGTCAGCCGTGAGCAGGTAGAAGCGCTCAAGGAAGAGATGGGCTTCAATCAACCGGTATTGGTGCAGTATGGCATGTGGCTGGCGGATTTTGTCCGTTTGGACTTTGGACAGTCATATGTAACCGGACAACCAGTCATGCAGATGATCATGTCTGGACTACCAGCAACGTTGGAATTGACGATGGGCGCTCTGCTGGTCATGCTGCTGGTGGCGCTGCCGCTCGGTTCGCTGTCAGCATTATATCGCGGTAGCTGGATCGACCATCTGAGTCGCCTGCTGTCCATTGTTGGAGCAGCGGTGCCTAGCTTTTGGCTGGGCTTGATCTTAATTGATCTGATTGGTGTGCGACTCGGCTGGCTACCGACGATGGGGCGCGATGGCTGGATTTCACTTATCCTGCCTTCCTTGACACTGGGACTGGCGATTTCTAGCGTGTATGTGCGTTTGCTGCGTTCCAGTCTGCTGGATTCGCTCAGTCAAGAGTTTGTGCGAGCGGCGCGGGCGCGTGGGTATTCAGAATGGCGCATTTTCCGTGTTCATGTGCTGCGTCACAGTCTGCCGCCAGTTATTACTGTATTTGGCGTGAGTCTGGGGAGTCTGATTGGCGGTGTTATCGTCATTGAAGTGCTATTTGCATATCCGGGCATTGGCAAGCTGATCGTAGATTCAATCCGGCAACGCGATTATCCGCTCATTCAAGGCTATATTTTGATTATGGCGCTGATTGTCTTTGTGGTGAATACGGCAGTCGATCTGTCCTATCGGTATTTGAATCCAGAAATGAGATGGAAGGAAAGGAATGCAGGCACATGA
- a CDS encoding ABC transporter ATP-binding protein, giving the protein MLALHEVSIFNRQHMLVDHVSLSLRAGEWLALVGQSGSGKSLLSQGIGQMLPSPLRMSGSVLFQGQELTRLSPSKLRHLRGRQMAYAFQDYQGSFTPFLRIGQHLDEYQRVHGEKSRSVRRRKGIEALESVGLDGNLYERYPFQLSGGQLQRAAIALALLLSPSLLIADEVTTALDSVSGHRILELLRDKQRETGCGILFITHDWRHVRRYADRLAVMKDGKIVEAGHKHRVLDHPQHEYTRQLIAAAPMLERPGHVLTSGLEGAEPS; this is encoded by the coding sequence ATGTTGGCATTGCATGAAGTGAGTATCTTTAATCGTCAGCACATGCTGGTGGATCACGTCTCGCTCTCGCTGCGTGCAGGCGAATGGCTCGCCTTAGTTGGTCAGAGCGGTAGCGGCAAAAGCTTGCTGTCACAGGGCATTGGGCAGATGCTGCCTAGCCCTCTACGTATGAGCGGGAGTGTGCTGTTTCAGGGTCAAGAGCTGACTCGGCTGTCGCCATCGAAGCTTCGCCATCTACGAGGAAGACAGATGGCGTATGCGTTTCAGGATTATCAGGGTTCGTTTACGCCGTTTCTACGGATTGGGCAGCATTTGGATGAATATCAGCGGGTACATGGCGAGAAGTCGCGTTCGGTACGGCGACGTAAAGGGATCGAAGCATTGGAATCGGTCGGATTGGACGGCAATCTGTATGAACGGTATCCGTTTCAGCTAAGCGGCGGGCAGTTGCAGCGCGCGGCTATCGCGCTTGCGCTGCTGTTGTCACCGTCGCTGCTTATTGCCGACGAAGTGACGACTGCGCTGGACAGTGTGTCTGGTCATCGGATTCTGGAGCTGCTGCGGGACAAGCAGCGGGAAACGGGCTGCGGCATTCTGTTTATCACCCACGATTGGCGACATGTACGTCGATATGCCGACCGCCTCGCAGTGATGAAGGATGGAAAAATCGTCGAAGCTGGTCATAAGCATCGCGTGCTGGATCATCCACAGCATGAATATACTCGGCAGCTTATCGCTGCTGCGCCTATGCTGGAACGACCGGGACATGTGCTAACATCTGGTTTGGAAGGAGCAGAGCCATCATGA
- a CDS encoding YtxH domain-containing protein, producing MEQKNLVFGIVAGALVGVGAALLFTPKSGEDMRESLKSGASSSASNLTTTLKVKGQEVKSNTEELIQLAKEITPVVKEAISVVQEWKDMIVGAKTELTGEVNKLKGPSSTTSLPEGGANNSAAL from the coding sequence ATGGAACAGAAAAATCTTGTATTCGGTATTGTTGCGGGTGCACTGGTAGGTGTGGGTGCAGCTCTGCTGTTCACTCCCAAATCCGGTGAAGATATGCGTGAAAGTCTGAAATCGGGCGCAAGCTCGTCCGCTTCTAATCTGACCACGACGCTGAAAGTCAAAGGTCAGGAAGTGAAATCCAACACAGAAGAGCTGATCCAGCTTGCCAAAGAAATTACGCCAGTTGTGAAAGAAGCGATCAGCGTAGTGCAAGAATGGAAAGACATGATCGTCGGTGCCAAAACAGAATTGACTGGTGAGGTCAACAAGCTGAAAGGACCTTCGTCCACGACTTCCCTGCCTGAAGGCGGCGCAAACAACTCCGCAGCATTGTAA
- a CDS encoding AzlC family ABC transporter permease, which produces MLHGQAEIIQDRAAGEPTFLEGVRDCIPTLLGYISIGLAAGIVGAASHLSVLEVALMSILVYAGASQFIICALLAVHTPASAIILTAFIVNLRHFLLSTTLAPQFTRYSLWNNLSIGLLVTDESFGVAAGRIAEGRPLNDRWMHGLNITAYIVWIISCTIGALFGNWIADPEMFGLDYALTAMFIALLVLQLGSILPQKLNHILRLILYMVIAMIVLSLFLSTQLAVIVSTVIVATIGVVTER; this is translated from the coding sequence GTGTTACATGGTCAAGCGGAAATCATACAAGACAGAGCAGCGGGGGAGCCTACCTTTCTAGAAGGAGTGCGAGACTGTATTCCGACACTGCTCGGCTATATCAGCATCGGACTGGCAGCGGGCATTGTGGGGGCGGCTTCGCATCTGAGTGTGCTGGAAGTGGCGTTGATGTCGATTCTGGTGTATGCGGGAGCATCACAGTTTATTATTTGTGCTTTGCTGGCGGTGCATACACCTGCGTCGGCGATTATTTTGACGGCGTTTATTGTGAATTTGCGGCACTTTCTGCTGAGTACGACGCTGGCACCGCAGTTTACCCGATATTCGCTATGGAACAATCTAAGCATCGGGCTACTAGTAACAGATGAGTCGTTTGGTGTAGCGGCGGGACGGATTGCAGAGGGGCGTCCGCTGAATGATCGCTGGATGCACGGGTTGAATATTACCGCCTATATCGTCTGGATTATTTCATGTACGATTGGCGCATTGTTTGGCAACTGGATCGCAGACCCTGAGATGTTTGGGCTGGATTATGCACTCACTGCGATGTTTATCGCGCTGCTGGTGCTACAACTGGGTAGCATTCTACCGCAAAAGCTAAATCATATTCTGCGCCTGATTCTATATATGGTGATTGCGATGATTGTCTTATCGTTATTCCTGTCGACGCAGCTGGCGGTAATTGTATCGACGGTGATTGTGGCGACGATTGGGGTGGTGACGGAGCGATGA